In Emcibacteraceae bacterium, a single window of DNA contains:
- a CDS encoding response regulator codes for MPKKILVVEDNDLNMKLFCDLLDAHGYETVQTQEGMKALELARNEKPDLILMDIQLPEVSGLEVTKWIKEDDELKSIPVIAVTAFAMKGDEEKIREGGCEAYIAKPISVSHFIETVRKFVG; via the coding sequence ATGCCAAAGAAAATACTCGTTGTTGAAGATAATGACCTAAATATGAAGCTCTTCTGTGACTTACTGGATGCTCATGGCTATGAGACAGTACAGACACAGGAAGGCATGAAGGCGCTGGAACTCGCGAGAAACGAAAAACCGGACCTTATTTTGATGGATATCCAGCTTCCGGAGGTTTCCGGTCTTGAAGTGACCAAATGGATTAAAGAGGATGATGAACTAAAATCCATACCTGTCATTGCCGTTACAGCATTTGCCATGAAGGGGGATGAGGAAAAAATCAGGGAAGGTGGATGTGAAGCGTATATAGCGAAGCCAATTTCCGTTAGTCACTTTATCGAAACAGTAAGAAAATTCGTAGGATAA
- a CDS encoding DUF3572 family protein, giving the protein MDKDRAEIIAINCLSFIAADEKYLAGYLNLTGTDIYQLKKNTENPDEMPSILGSVLDYLMQNEKYLLEFSEVYEVDPTDIQKARRLFPGADLF; this is encoded by the coding sequence ATGGATAAAGATAGAGCCGAAATTATTGCCATTAACTGCCTCTCGTTCATTGCTGCCGATGAAAAATATCTTGCCGGCTATCTGAACTTAACGGGTACTGATATTTACCAGCTCAAAAAAAACACTGAAAATCCTGATGAAATGCCCTCAATTTTGGGAAGTGTCCTCGACTATCTGATGCAAAATGAAAAATATCTACTTGAATTCTCCGAAGTTTACGAAGTTGACCCAACAGACATTCAAAAAGCACGCAGGTTATTCCCGGGGGCAGATTTGTTTTAA
- a CDS encoding DNA polymerase IV: MDNTGTNSISCFCRDCLSDISIDAKITKCPKCSSPRLITHSELHNLTIAHIDCDAFYASIEKRDDPTLSAKPLIIGGGKRGVVSTCCYIARTYGVKSAMPMFQAKKLCPNAIILPPNMKKYSDVSRQVREIFDELTPAIEPISIDEAFLDLGGTEKLHGLSAAKLLSRTATRIADEIGITVSVGLSYNKFLAKLASDLDKPSGFSVIGRREAKSFLAKQPISKIWGVGKVLNNKMNRAGISQIGQLQNMDLKKLINDYGAMGERLYYFSRGEDTRTVTPSQKIKSVSNETTLEKDISDYDILKKYLWSLCEKLSARLKNQHLSAKTIHLKLKTANFRTVSRSVTLDVPTQMAEILYTHGKYLLKPECNGLEYRLIGIGVSNFANEEFSDLPDLLDPAKENKIKTERAIDKIRQRFGNDIINKGRKFT, encoded by the coding sequence ATGGACAATACCGGCACCAATTCAATTTCCTGCTTTTGCCGCGATTGCCTGAGCGATATTTCCATTGATGCCAAGATCACCAAATGTCCAAAATGTTCAAGCCCACGACTTATCACCCATTCCGAACTTCATAATTTAACAATTGCCCACATAGACTGCGATGCATTTTATGCCAGCATTGAAAAAAGGGACGATCCTACTCTCAGCGCCAAACCGCTGATTATCGGTGGTGGCAAAAGAGGAGTCGTTTCAACATGCTGTTACATAGCCAGGACATATGGGGTAAAATCCGCGATGCCAATGTTTCAGGCAAAGAAACTCTGTCCAAACGCCATTATACTCCCCCCTAATATGAAGAAATATTCAGATGTAAGCCGTCAGGTCAGGGAAATATTTGATGAACTTACTCCTGCCATTGAGCCGATTTCCATTGATGAAGCATTTCTAGATCTTGGCGGAACTGAGAAACTTCATGGCCTGTCCGCTGCAAAATTATTAAGCAGAACAGCAACCAGAATAGCAGATGAAATTGGCATCACTGTTTCGGTCGGGCTCAGTTATAATAAATTTCTGGCTAAACTTGCTTCCGATCTTGATAAGCCGAGCGGCTTTTCAGTTATTGGCAGAAGGGAGGCAAAATCATTTCTTGCCAAACAGCCGATAAGTAAAATTTGGGGCGTTGGTAAGGTGCTAAATAATAAAATGAATCGTGCGGGTATCAGCCAGATTGGTCAGTTACAAAATATGGATCTGAAAAAACTGATAAATGACTATGGGGCGATGGGAGAACGGCTTTATTATTTTTCTAGGGGGGAAGATACAAGAACTGTAACCCCATCGCAAAAAATCAAAAGCGTTTCAAATGAGACAACGCTTGAAAAGGATATTTCTGACTATGATATACTTAAAAAATATCTGTGGTCACTTTGTGAAAAACTCTCCGCACGACTGAAAAACCAGCATTTATCAGCAAAAACAATTCATCTGAAATTAAAAACAGCCAATTTCAGAACAGTCAGCCGCTCAGTAACGCTGGATGTTCCGACGCAAATGGCAGAAATTCTTTATACACATGGGAAATATTTGTTAAAGCCTGAATGTAACGGGCTTGAATACAGACTGATCGGAATTGGTGTTTCCAACTTTGCCAATGAAGAATTTTCCGATCTTCCGGACCTCCTTGATCCAGCTAAGGAAAATAAAATTAAAACCGAACGCGCCATTGATAAAATAAGGCAGCGTTTTGGCAATGATATTATTAACAAAGGCCGTAAGTTTACCTGA
- a CDS encoding GGDEF domain-containing protein — protein sequence MNILTYKQGYQLEHSTFKVSEKASELIKKFHQSADGLTLKNWKALSEILDYAAAAEQTIAEQKQYISNLESMAATDLLTGLLNRHGFENEISHAIARAKRYGEKSLFAYIDLDRFKSINDTFGHNTGDIMLKQVSEVLNVSIRQTDYAARLAGDEFGLLLTNCDIKKGKERVGHIRHNLRKITVNHNGEKIQTSASIGFSVIDETSMLEDVLEKADKAMYLNKRKRRQSQNKYRIS from the coding sequence ATGAATATATTGACTTATAAACAGGGCTATCAGCTTGAGCATTCAACATTTAAGGTAAGCGAAAAAGCATCAGAACTGATCAAAAAATTTCATCAGTCTGCTGACGGACTGACTTTAAAAAACTGGAAAGCACTTTCTGAAATCCTTGATTATGCCGCAGCGGCAGAACAAACAATTGCCGAGCAAAAACAATATATTTCAAATCTTGAATCTATGGCGGCCACGGACCTTCTGACCGGTCTTTTAAACCGACACGGTTTTGAAAATGAAATTAGTCATGCTATTGCCAGAGCGAAAAGATATGGGGAAAAAAGTCTATTTGCCTATATCGATCTGGACCGCTTTAAATCAATTAATGACACATTTGGACATAATACAGGCGATATTATGCTGAAGCAGGTTAGTGAAGTACTAAATGTATCAATCCGCCAAACCGATTATGCGGCTCGTCTGGCAGGTGATGAATTTGGCTTATTACTGACCAATTGTGACATTAAAAAGGGTAAGGAACGAGTGGGTCATATTCGACATAATTTAAGAAAAATTACTGTAAATCATAACGGAGAAAAGATTCAGACATCCGCTAGTATAGGTTTTTCAGTAATTGATGAAACAAGTATGCTTGAAGACGTCCTGGAAAAAGCTGACAAGGCTATGTATTTAAATAAGCGCAAACGCCGTCAAAGTCAGAATAAATATCGGATAAGTTAA
- a CDS encoding RidA family protein: MSTSPKENLEKLGITLPTPVAPVANYVTFVQAGNLLSVSGQLPLDGNGKLPYVGKVGQEVTAEDAAKAARLCAINIISQINAAVGGDLNRVKRIVKLGGFVNCTDSFPGQPAIINGASDLMVEVFGDKGKHSRSAVGTNALPLNVPVEIDALVEIS, encoded by the coding sequence ATGAGCACTTCACCAAAAGAAAATTTAGAAAAACTGGGGATTACTTTACCAACGCCCGTGGCTCCTGTTGCAAATTATGTAACATTCGTACAGGCAGGAAACCTGCTTTCTGTTTCAGGACAATTGCCACTTGATGGAAATGGCAAACTTCCCTATGTGGGAAAAGTCGGCCAGGAAGTAACAGCAGAAGATGCGGCAAAAGCCGCCCGTTTATGTGCCATAAATATTATATCTCAGATTAATGCTGCTGTTGGTGGTGATTTAAACAGAGTTAAGCGTATTGTAAAATTAGGTGGTTTCGTAAATTGCACTGACAGTTTCCCAGGTCAGCCAGCTATTATTAACGGCGCATCAGACCTTATGGTGGAAGTGTTCGGTGATAAGGGAAAACATTCCCGCTCCGCCGTTGGCACCAATGCCCTTCCGCTTAACGTCCCGGTTGAAATTGATGCGCTTGTCGAAATTTCATGA
- a CDS encoding glycerophosphodiester phosphodiesterase family protein — MTESWLAKTSYAHRGLHGSRTGYVENSLSAFKEAAERGFGIELDVLLSRDNIAMVFHDTELGRLTTHAGNTIDYSADELSKIKLSNSNDIILTLQYVLSQIGAKTRILIEIKGDQGHFHEIAEAVWNDIKFYPDDIAIMSFYPEIIKYFKAYYPGVPRGLVATTIDDGELPKEYLNPDKQLRLIKSLDVDFIAYDIRILPNKVTRYCREHNIPVLTWTVRSEEERIKAKDNTDNIIFEL, encoded by the coding sequence ATGACGGAAAGCTGGCTCGCAAAAACATCATATGCCCATAGAGGACTCCATGGCTCTAGGACCGGTTATGTGGAAAATAGTTTATCTGCATTTAAAGAAGCAGCAGAACGGGGGTTTGGAATAGAACTCGATGTGCTGCTCAGCCGTGATAATATTGCCATGGTGTTCCATGATACTGAATTAGGCCGATTGACAACCCATGCCGGGAACACCATTGACTATAGCGCGGATGAGCTTTCAAAAATTAAGTTATCCAATAGCAATGATATCATTCTAACATTACAGTATGTGCTTTCGCAAATTGGTGCCAAAACCCGAATTCTAATTGAAATAAAAGGTGATCAGGGACATTTTCATGAAATAGCCGAAGCCGTCTGGAACGATATCAAATTCTACCCTGATGACATTGCCATTATGTCTTTTTATCCCGAAATTATAAAATATTTTAAGGCCTATTATCCCGGTGTCCCAAGAGGATTGGTAGCAACAACGATTGATGATGGGGAATTGCCAAAAGAGTATTTAAACCCAGACAAACAATTACGTCTGATTAAAAGCCTGGACGTTGACTTTATTGCCTACGATATACGTATCCTGCCCAATAAAGTGACCCGTTATTGTCGGGAACATAATATTCCTGTTCTCACATGGACGGTTAGATCCGAAGAAGAGCGTATCAAGGCAAAAGACAATACGGACAATATCATTTTTGAATTATAG
- a CDS encoding GNAT family N-acetyltransferase yields MLRSRIIESINDVSEKDWNRCATSADDGLNPFCSHGFLSALEKSGCVTAETGWLPQHVILEEKGKIHGTMPLYLKSHSQGEYVFDHGWANAFEQAGGHYYPKLQSSIPFSPVTGPRLLSQNFEHKLMLLDAAINHAQNHHISSIHFTFINDVDFDVMTARQLLHRQDQQFHWLNDGYKNFDDFLSNLSSRKRKNIQKERLKALDAGLEIEWISGDQIAEHHWDYYFEFYMNTANRKWGRPYLNRKFFSLLSEKIPNNLLLIMAKRNGRYIAGALNLMGKNTLYGRYWGATEYHKFLHFELCYYQAIDFAIENKLSKVEAGAQGEHKIARGYIPCPTNSMHWIENPSFRVAVKKFLDQERKAVGREIEFLREFTPFKRVND; encoded by the coding sequence ATGTTGAGAAGTCGAATAATTGAATCAATTAATGATGTTTCAGAAAAAGACTGGAATAGATGTGCAACCTCGGCAGATGACGGACTTAACCCATTTTGCTCACACGGCTTTCTTTCAGCACTGGAGAAAAGTGGTTGTGTGACCGCCGAAACCGGTTGGCTGCCACAGCATGTAATATTGGAAGAAAAAGGCAAAATTCACGGAACCATGCCCCTTTACCTTAAAAGTCATTCACAAGGGGAATATGTTTTTGACCACGGCTGGGCCAATGCTTTTGAGCAGGCCGGTGGCCATTATTACCCCAAGCTGCAATCCTCAATCCCGTTTAGTCCGGTTACCGGCCCTCGCCTGCTTAGTCAAAATTTCGAGCATAAATTAATGCTGCTTGATGCCGCTATTAATCATGCACAAAATCATCATATTTCATCAATTCACTTTACTTTTATCAATGATGTGGATTTTGACGTCATGACGGCACGTCAGCTGCTTCATCGGCAGGATCAACAATTTCACTGGCTTAATGATGGTTATAAAAATTTTGATGATTTTTTGTCGAACTTATCGTCACGCAAACGCAAAAATATTCAGAAAGAAAGACTAAAAGCGCTTGATGCCGGCCTTGAAATTGAATGGATAAGCGGCGATCAGATTGCTGAGCATCACTGGGACTATTATTTTGAATTTTATATGAATACCGCGAACAGAAAATGGGGAAGACCATATCTCAATAGAAAATTCTTTTCACTACTAAGCGAAAAAATACCAAATAATCTTCTTCTTATAATGGCCAAAAGAAATGGGAGATATATCGCTGGCGCCTTAAACCTTATGGGAAAAAATACACTTTATGGCCGCTATTGGGGAGCGACAGAATATCACAAATTTCTACATTTTGAGCTTTGCTATTATCAGGCAATAGACTTTGCCATAGAAAACAAACTTTCAAAAGTAGAAGCAGGGGCACAAGGAGAACATAAAATTGCCCGCGGTTATATTCCTTGCCCGACCAACAGCATGCATTGGATCGAAAATCCATCATTCCGGGTTGCCGTAAAAAAATTTCTCGACCAGGAGCGAAAAGCTGTCGGCCGAGAAATAGAATTTTTACGTGAATTTACACCCTTTAAAAGAGTGAACGATTAG